In one Solanum lycopersicum chromosome 11, SLM_r2.1 genomic region, the following are encoded:
- the LOC138339322 gene encoding uncharacterized protein → MGVNEEANAELAAYQHKDVAQRTERLRDEMSTFVTGVSDDFKEECREDMLHGNMDLGRLMVHAQEVEDIRRRKGDRERKKSRSSDQSDSSNNNNSFGVWDMPKFKKRHKHSAEPPKRNKIYALRGGEEHENPADVVTGTLHVFSFPVYALLDPGLTLSFVTPLVASKCDSLPEISHEPLLVSTPIGDSVRAERVYRD, encoded by the exons ATGGGTGTTAATGAAGAGGCAAATGCTGAGTTGGCTGCTTACCAACACAAAGATGTGGCTCAG AGAACAGAGAGGCTAAG ggatgagatgagcacGTTTGTTACTGGCGTGTCGGATGATTTTAAGGAGGAATGTCGGGAAGACATGTTGCACGGTAACATGGACCTTGGTAGGTTGATGGTACATGCACAAGAGGTTGAGGATATTCGTCGGAGAAAGGGAGACCGAGAGAGAAAGAAATCTAGGTCCTCGGATCAGTCTGATTcgagcaataataataattcatttggAGTTTGGGATATGCCCAAGTTCAAGAAGCGGCACAAACACTCAG CCGAACCTCCTAAGAGGAACAAAATCTATGCTTTGAGAGGTGGAGAAGAGCATGAGAATCCAGCTGATGTGGTCACTGGTACGTTGCATGTCTTCTCTTTTCCGgtgtatgcattgttagatccaggattaactttgtcatttgttactcctttaGTAGCTAGTAAATGTGACTCACTTCCTGAAATCTCACATGAACCACTTCTAGTTAGTACTCCCATAGGAGACAGTGTAAGGGCAGAAAGAGTATATAGAGATTGA